GTTCGTCGAGATCGCTTGAAGCTGAGATGATGGCGTCTCCAAATCCGGCGCGTTCCAGAAGTATATGGGCTTTCTTGGACAGGTAAGCGAGGTCCCCGCTGTCGATTCGAATTCCGTATCCCTTAAAGTCAGGATATTGCTCCTTCATCTCCTGGAATACGCGGATTGCATTCGGGACGCCGGACTTCAGCACATCGTAGGTATCCACGAGCAGGATGCACGCGTCCGGATAGAGATTGGCATATGTTTTAAATGCAGTGTACTCATCCGGGAAGCTCATGATCCAGCTGTGGGCGTGTGTACCCTTTACCGGAACGTCAAACATCTGTCCGGTCAGTACATTGGAAGTTCCCACACATCCTGCGATCACCGCGGCACGTGCGCCGTAGATGCCTGCATCCGGCCCCTGAGCCCGGCGAAGACCGAACTCCATCACGCCGTCGCCCTGGGCTGCGTAAACGACGCGTGCCGCTTTGGTGGCGATCAGACTCTGGTGGTTGACGATGTTCAGGATCGCGGTTTCAAGAAGCTGTGCTTCCATCACCGGTGCGATGACTTTCAGAAGAGGTTCTCTTGGGAAGACAACCGTTCCTTCTGGGATGGCGTAGATATCTCCTGTAAAATGAAAGCCCCTTAAATACTCCAGAAAATCCCGTTCGAAGATATTCAGGCTTTTTAAATATTCAATGTCATCCGGAGTGAAATGAAGGTCCCGGACATATTCGATGATCTGCTCAAGCCCCGCGGCAATGGCATAACCGCCTTCGCATGGATTGCGGCGGTAAAAGGCATCGAAAACAACGATCTGGTCAGTGGGGTTTTTAAAATAACCCTGCATCATGGTCAGCTCATAGAGATCTGTAAGCAGGGTAAGGTTTAAAGCACGCATAATATTTGATTTCTCCTTAAGTAAATTCTTACTGAAAAACGTCAGAAAGTATTGAAAATATTATAGCACTGCAAAAATGTAATGTAAATAAAAACGTCGTTTTACAGGGTCTGCGGGTGAATTTAAACGGTTAAATCCTTTACGCTGTCTCTTACAATAAGCTGAGTGGATACTTCCGTTTTGACCGGTACTCCGACATCGGACGCGTCGATGATATTCAGCAGCTTCTTGATGGCAACCTGGCCCATTTCCTGCTTGAAGACATGGATGGTCGTAAGCGGAGGCGTGGAGATCGTACTGTATGGAAAATCATCAAAGCCAATCAGCGAGATGTCATCGGGGAGAGCGTAACCATGTTTAGTTAATGCCCGGATCGCCCCCAGCGCCAGAATGTCATTTTCGGCAAAGAAGGCAGTCGGCATGTCTGTTGTTTCGCTGAGCTGTGTATCGAGATCGTCAAAGGCGCTGTCAAAAGTCGGGGTCATCAGAAAGGTGTGTTTGGGATTATAGTTCAGGCTGTAATGATCAAGCGCTTTCCGGTATCCTTCTTCACGTTCCCTGAAGTTATTAATTCTCAGATTACTCTTTAAATATCCAATTTTTTTATGTCCCCTTTTAATCAGGTATTCCACAGCATGGAAAACAGAGTCTGTATTCTCAATTGACACAGAATTGAAATCTGAAGATGAAAAACGGCCGTCGATCAGCACAAGCGGTCCGCGAAAGGTTTTAAAAAATTCCAGATCCTCTTCTGCCAGTTCCGTCGCCAGAATCAGAAGTGCGTTTGCAGGATTGTTAAGTATTGCCGTCAGGGTTTTCTGAGATTCGGGCATGGAGGCGACAATGGTACAGATGTTCAGAGCATACCCCTGCGCCTGTGTTTCGGTCTCGATTCCTTTTATCAGGTCTTCAAAAAACGGGGTGTCTGTCACAACCTTACCGGTGTTTTTGTATATCAGGAATGTTATGGTGTCGATTTTGGTGTTGTCATAGTATCCAAGTTCCTGCGCGGTTTTGAATATGGCATCGGCTGTTGACTTTTTAACGCCTCTTTTGGAATTCAGTGCATTGGAAACCGTGGCGGGCGAGAAGCCTGTGATTTCACTGATTTTTCTAATACTTGCCTTCATGGACTAACCTCTCTCACGTGTATTCTATACTAAACATTGTATCATCTAAACATTTTAGGGTCAAGTTTTAATATCCATTAATAGCCAGGATAATTAACGACAATAAGCATAAAATCATAAAGAAAACAAGAATTTATATGTACAATATATCTAAAAACACAAAAGCTGACTTGGATAATAATTACAAAAATAAACGTTTTATATAAAACATTTATATAATTCATTGACATGGGAATCACCGATGGGATATACTTCAGGTAAATCAAAACTACGTGTGAACGAAAAGGGGAGCACGAAAAAACAGGAGGTATTTTAGGATGAAAGCAAAACGAATTACTGCGTTACTGGCAGCGGCAGCTATGGCGGTGTCGCTGATGACGGGATGCTCATCGGGAGGCGGCGTAGCAAACAATCCGTCAGATGAAACTGATAAAAAGAAGACGGAGGAATCGTCTGATACAACCTCGGGCGGTGCAAATGATCCTGTTGAGATCAGTTTCTGGACACTCTCCAGCTATCAGGCGCTTACAGAAAAGGTCGTGTCTGATTTTGAGCAGGACCATCCTGAGATTAAAGTCAATGTGACGATCAACAGTACGGATGATCAGAAGAGCAATCTGAAAGTTGCCGCAGCGTCGGATTCGCTGCCGGATATCTGGTACAACTGGGGGGGAAGTCTGGCTTCCTACTATACAGAGAACGGCTTCAGTTATGATTTTACGGATTATGCGAAAGAGAATAACTGGAGTGATAAATTTGAACAGAATGCCCTTGACCTTCTGACGCTCGATGGAAATCTTGCAGGGTATCCGATGGCATGGAACAACGGTGCGATTTATTACCGGACGGATATTTTCGAGGAGCTGGGACTTGAAGTGCCACAGACTTATGAAGAGTTTGAAGCAGTGTGCGCAAAGCTGAAAGAAAATGGCGTGACGCCGCTTGCACTGGCAGGCAGCGATGCCTGGGACGTCATGCGTATGCTGGAGCTTTGGGTTGAGATGTATGCGGGACCGGAAGAGCATGACAAGCTGCAGTCCCTGTCCACGAGCTGGGACTGTGATGCAGTCGTGAAATCCTTTGAAAAATTCAAGGAATTTACAGATAAGGGATACTTCCCGGATGGTTTTGTTTCTCTCGGATATTCGGATGTATGGGCGCTGTTCTATTCAGGAAAAGCTGCCATGACGGTAGACTTTGTCAGCACAGAAAGCACGATTGAGACGGACGGACAGGATCTGTCGAATTACGGGGTCTTCCATCTGCCGCTGGCAGATGACGGCTCAGGGCGGGCGACAGCGCTGGCGAGTGAAATTCAGTTCAATGCAAAGCTGGCCGATGACCAGAAGAAGTTCGATGCGTGTATGACGTTTACAGATTATATGTTTGGTGAGGAAGGCGTAGATAAATATGCAGAACTTCATCAGCTTCCGCTTGGCAATAAGGGATATGAATTTCCGGAAAACAGACCGCTCGGCGCAGCTATCAACGATATGATGAAATACGGCACCTTTAATATTACTGACCAGGCGCTTCCGCAGGAGGTAGTCGACAAACTCTTTGAGTGTCAGGACGCGGTTGCAATGGGGTCTATGACACCCGAGGATGCAGCGGCTGCCATGCAGGCGGCGGCAGAAGCCTATCAGAGCGCCAGCTGATCAAGTGAAATGAGAACCCGCGGCAGAATATGATTTCTGCCGCGCGTTCAACGGGAGGGGCATTATGCGAAGAAAACGAAAGTCCAGAAGCTGTCTTTCGGCAAATAAACGAGATGCGGCTGTGTTTCTGACACCGGCTCTGCTGATTTACGGGATTGCAATCGCATTTCCGACATTCTATTCGCTGTATCTGAGCTTTTTTCAATGGAGCGGAAACAGTACGAAGACCTTTGTCGGGTTTGACAATTATAAGAAGATGTTTACCACAGATACCGTGGCAATGACTGCCATGAAGAATAATGCAGTCTGGGTAATTCTATCGGTGACCGTCGGAATCGCAGTAGCGATGGCTCTGGCACTGCTGATCAATAAAAAATTCAGAGGACGGACGGTATTCCGTGGCATTTTCTACTTTCCGTATATTCTGTCGGGGATCGTGGTCGCACAGATCTGGGTCTGGATGTATCAGCCAAACTTTGGATTTTTATACAATCTGCTGGATACGCTGCATCTGTCACAGCTTGCCAGTCCCTGGCTGTCCCAGCAGGAGACGGCGCTTCTGGCAATCTTTATCGCCTATCTTTGGCAGAGCACGGGAGGCGCCATGGTACTGCTGCTGGCGGGACTGCAGGGGATTCCGCAGGAACTGTACGAGGCGGCAAGCATTGATGGATCGAATAAGGTGCAGACGTTTATCCACATTACGATTCCTCAGCTGAAAGAGACGATGGTCATAGTTTTTGCGACACAATTTATTAATGCGATGAAAGTGTACGATATCATCTACAGCATGACGGGCGGAGGCCCTGCCAACTCCACGCAGACGCTGTCCACGTGGATGATCAAACAGTCGTTTGACTTCACAAATTACGGATATGGATGTGCGATGGCGTGGGTGATGGTAGCTGTGCTGATCATTATCGTGATCCCGTATGTTATCGTCATGGCGAAGGAGGATTGACGAGAGATGAAAGCGATACATAAAAAAATGAAGCTGGGTAACTTCTTCTTCTGGCTTGCCATGATTGCGATCGCGGTCATTGTGATCGTGCCGGTTCTGTTTATTCTGTTTACGTCCATGAAGAGCAAAAATGAGTTTTTTGCGACCAGTATTTTCGACTTGCCGAAGACGTGGTATATACAAAACTATATTGACGCATTTACGTCCGGCAAGATGTGGATGTACATCAAAAACACCATTCTGATCTGTGTCATCAAGGTGCCGCTCGGCATTCTGGTGGAAGCCATGGCAGCGTATGCCATCACAAAGCTGAATCTCCGGCATGGGAATAAGCTGTTCATTGTTTTCCTGGTCGGAATGATGGTGCCGATTCAGGTATGTCTGGTTCCTCTCAGCATGATGCTGAATAAAATCGGACTGATGAACAGCTATGTGAGTCTGATTTTCGTGTATATAGCATTCGGAATTCCGTTTGGCATCCTGGTGCTGAGAGGATTTATGAGGGGTATACCCAGAGAGCTTGAGGAGGCAGCCCGTATTGACGGAGCATCCAACTTCAGAATTTTCACGAGAATCATACTGCCGATATCGAAACCGGCAATCGCAACACTGATCATTATGGATTTCCTGTCGACATGGAATGAGTACGTGATCAACAGCATCCTGATCACAGATCAGACGATGCGCACGGTTCCGTCAGGTCTGATGGGATTTGTGGGACAGTACAGTACAGACTATTGTCTGATGACGGCGGGGATGATGCTTTCCATTATCCCGGTGCTGATCGTGTATCTGATCTTCCAGAAACACTTTGTGTCCGGCATGGCAGGAGCGGTAAAAGGCTGATGACTAAAAAGGAGAAGACAATTATGCAGGAAAACAATTTTAACTATCACGTTTACCCGGAACAGACGGTACGGGTGATTACAACAACAGATGCAAAATGTGAGGCGGATGACCAGTATGCGATTGTCCATGCGCTGCTGACCCCCAAATTCGATAACCGCGGATTTGTCGCAGTACATTTCGGGGATGAAATTTCAAAGACTTCCATGATGGACAGCTGCCATGAGATCGAACGTATCTTTGACATTATGGAGAAGCCGCAGGAACTGATCTTTCAGGGGGCGGAACATGCGCTGAGAGATGAATTCACGCCTGTCCCTTCGGAGGGCGCCAAACTGATCATCCGGGAAGCAATGTCGGATGAGAAGACACCGCTGTTTGTCACGTGTCAGGGTGCGATCACAGATCTTGCGTCTGCATATCTCATGGAACCGGCGATTGCCGGCCGCCTGACCGCGATCTGGATCGGCGGGGGAAGCTACCCGAACGGCGGAGACGAATTCAATCTTGGAAATGATATCAATGCGGCTAATGTTGTGATGAAGTCCACGATTCCGCTGTGGCAGGTTCCAAGACCTACATATATGAAGATGAGGGTGTCGCTTGCGGAACTGGAATACAGGGTGCGTCCGTGCGGCGAGATCGGCCGGTATCTGTTTGACCAGCTGGTGGAGAATTCGGATATCCCGAGAGTGTATAACGATGAGGTGAGAAGCGGGGAGGTCTGGTTCCTGGGGGATTCTCCGGTGGTGGGACTGATGATGTGGGACCATCCGGAATGTTATACCTGGGTGGAGGCACCCGAGATTACTGCACAGATGCACTATGTGCAGACCCATAAGAACCGGCCGATCCGTGTGTATCATGATATTGACGCCAGATATATTCTGGAAGACTTTTACGCAAAGCTCAGCCTGTATGAGCAATCAAAAAAGAAATGAGGATATAGGAAATCATGGGTCAGATTAAAATAGGATATGCGCCGACACGGCGCAGTATATTCAGTGCCCCGGATGCGGTCAGATACAGAGGGCTTACGGCTGAACGTTTAAAAGAGCTGGATATCGATTTTGTCGATATCACCGACATCAATGAGGAAGGTCTGCTCTATAATGACGAGGATATGTTAAAAACAGCGGAAAAATTCAAACGTGAAAAGGTCGATGGACTGTTCATGCCGCACTGTAATTTCGGCACGGAGTATGAATGCGGGCGGCTGGCAAAGGAACTGCAGGTGCCGGTTCTCCTCTGGGGGCCTCTGGATGAGCGTCCAGAGCCGGATGGCGTGCGTCTGCGTGATACGCAGTGCGGACTGTTTGCAACCGGAAAAGTACTGCGCCGGTTCGGCGTCCCGTTTACGTACATGACGAACTGCCGGCTGAATGACCCGGTGTTTGAACGGGGAATTAAGGATTTTCTTGCTGTCTGCAATGTTGTGAAGACCTTCCGCAGCATTCGGATTCTGCAGATTTCCACAAGACCGTTTGATTTTTGGACAACCATGTGCAATGAAGGAGAACTGCTGGAAAAGTTCAACATTCAGCTGGCGCCGGTTCCAATGCCGGAGCTGACAGACGAGATCAGACAGGTAAAAGAAGAGCGGACGGAGGCGGAAGAAGTTGTCCGGTACTGCCGGGAGCATATGGAAATCTGCGTCGATGAGGATGCGCTGGAAAATGTTGCTGCTCTGAAGGTGGCGATGAAGCGTCTGGCGGAAAAGTACGGATGCGGGGCGATTGCCATACAGTGCTGGAACCAATTGCAGAATGAGATCGGCATCATGCCGTGTGCGGCCAATGCACTCCTGAGTGACGAGGGAATACCGGTGGTCTGTGAAACAGATATTCACGGTGCCATCACATCGCTGCTGGTGGAGGCTGCCGGGATGGGCGAGACGCGCAGCTTTTTTGCTGACTGGACGATCCGCCATTCGGATATTGAGAACGGGGAACTGCTGCAGCACTGCGGTCCATGGCCGATATCGGTTGCACGGGAGCGGCCCAGGCTGACGTACCCGCTTGCATTTGAACATCCGGGAAGCATAACGGCGGAGGCAAAACATGGAAAAGTCACGCTGGTCCGCTTTGACGGCGATCATGGAGAGTACTCTCTTCTGCTGGGCAATGCCAGGGGGGTTGATGGACCGAAAGGGATGGGAACTTACCTGTGGGTGGAGGTTGAGAATATCAGGCGCCTGGAGGCAAAGATCGTAGAGGGCCCTTACATTCATCACTGTGTCGGCATCCATAAAGATGTCGTGCCTGTGTTGTATGAGGCCTGTAAATATATAGGAGTAAAACCGGATCTGTACGACCCTGTTGAGGAAGAGATAAAGGCGTATTTACGCGGAGAGTAACTTCAGGGAGGAGAATCATGAAAAAATTAAGTATGTTGGCATATGATCTGCGCGGTGATGTGGTCCGTATGATAATAGAAGGAAAAGGCGGGCATATCGGCGGGGACATGAGTGTGATGGAGATACTGGTGACACTGTATTTTGATCAGATGAATATATCTCCGGAAACCATAAAAGATCCTGAACGGGACAGGTTTGTGATGAGTAAAGGGCATTCTGTCGAGGCATATTATGCAGTCCTTGCGGAAAAAGGTTTTTTTGACAAGGAAGAGCTGATCCGGATGTTCAGTAAATTTGGGTCCCCGTATATCGGACATCCGAATAACAAACTGCCGGGAATTGAGATGAACTCCGGATCTCTTGGCCATGGACTGCCGGTATGTGTAGGCATGGCGCTGGCAGGGAAAATGGACCGGAGAAGTTACCGGGTCTATACGGTGATGGGAGACGGCGAACTGGCGGAGGGGTCCGTCTGGGAAGGCGCTATGTCTGCGAGCCAGTATCATCTGGACAATCTCTGTGCGGTGGTGGACCGGAATCATCTGCAGATTTCCGGAAATACGGAAGCGGTCATGGGACATGAAAATCTGCATGACCGATTTGCAAGCTTCGGATGGCATGTGATCGATGTCGCTGACGGAAATGATATTGCACAGCTGCATGAGGCGTTTGAGGAAGCAAAACAGACCAGAGGGAAACCGAGTATTCTGATCGCCAATACGGTTAAGGGAAAGGGTTCGGCCGTCATGGAAAATAAGGCGGGCTGGCACCACAAAGTTCCCACAGAGCAGGAAGCGGAACAGATTTTTAAAGATTTTGCAATGCGAAAGGAGGCGTATGCGGGATGAATACAGTACCAAACAGAAAAGCTATCTGCGATGTACTGATGGAGGAAGCGAAAAAAGATACAGGCATTGTCGTGCTGTGCAGCGATTCCAGGGGGTCTGCATCGCTGACACCGTTTGCTGACGCGTTTCCCGGGCAGTTTGTCGAGCTGGGGATTGCGGAGCAGAATCTGGTCAGTGTATCCGCGGGACTTGCGAAATGCGGCAAAAAACCGTTTGCGGCTTCTCCGGCCTGTTTTTTATCCACCAGAAGCTATGAACAGTGCAAGATTGACGTGGCATACTCTGACACCAATGTAAAACTGATCGGAATCAGCGGCGGGATCAGCTACGGTGCACTCGGCATGAGTCACCATTCGGCTCAGGATATCGCCGCAATGTCGGCGATACCCAACATGAGGGTTTACCTGCCAAGCGACCGTTTTCAGACGAAGAAACTGTTTGAGGCGCTGCTCAAAGATGATAAGCCGGCGTACATACGGGTGGGTCGCAACCCGGTAGAGGATATATATGAAGAATCAGAGTGCCCGTTTGAGCTGGACAGAGCCAATGTGCTCTGTGAAGGAACGGATATTACGCTGGTCGCCTGCGGGGAGATGGTATATCCGGCATACAGGGCGGCGCAGCGGCTAAAAGAGGAAGGGATAGAAGCAACCGTTATCGATATGTACTGTATCAAACCCCTGGACACGAGAACCGTGATCCGTGCGGCGCAGAACACAAGGGCGGTTCTCACGGTGGAAGAACATGCGCCGTCCGGAGGACTTGGTGCTGCGGTTGCACAGGTCGTGGGAGCAAATTGCCCAAGACCGATACGAAACCTGACACTTCCTGATGCACCGGTGATCACCGGCACATCGAAAGAAGTATTTGATTATTATGGGATGAATGCGGCGGGCATCGCTGCGCAGGCGGCAGAAATGCTGCGGTAGGGCTGGAGAAAATATATGAGTGAACGGTATATCATTTCTATTGATCAGAGTACGCAAGGGACAAAAGCGCTCCTGTTTGGCAAAGAGGGGAGGCTGAGAAGCCGTGTGACGCTGCCTCACAGACAGTTGGTTGACCAAAACGGCTGGGTGTCCCACAATCCGGTGGAAATCTACCATAACGTCCTCGAGGCGGTAAAACAGCTGATCGACAGAACCGGTGTGGACCGGGATAAGATTGCGGGGGTCGGCATCAGCAATCAGCGTGAGACGGCAATGGCGTGGAATGCCAGGACGGGACAGCCTTATGGAGACGCCATCGTCTGGCAATGCGCCAGGGCAGCCGGACTGTGCGAACGCGTGAAAAAAGAGGACAGAAAAGGCATCGTGCACAGCAGAACAGGAATACCGGTTTCTCCCTATTTTCCGGCAGGGAAAATTGCCTGGATCCTGGAAAATAATGAGGCGCCGCGAAACGCCATGAACCGGGGAGACCTTTGCGTCGGGACAATCGACAGCTGGCTGCTTTTTTGTCTCACAAAAGGAAAATCGTATAAGACGGATTATTCTAATGCCTCACGCACACAGTTGTTTAACGTGTTCAGCCTGAAGTGGGATGAAGAGATCTGCGGGCTGTTTGGTATCAGACCGGATATCCTGCCGGAAGTGTGTGACTCGGATGCATACTTTGGAAATACGGATTTTGAAGGCTATTTACCGAATCCCGTACCGGTTCACAGCGTTCTGGGGGACTCGCACGGAGCTTTGCTGGGACAGGGGTGTCTGAGTCCCGGGATGACGAAAGCGACTTATGGAACGGGGTCTTCCATTATGATGAACATTGGAGAACGTCCGATTCTGAGTACACATGGTCTGGTGACTTCGCTTGCCTGGAAAATGGGTGGACGGGTATCTTATGTGCTGGAGGGTAACCTGAATTATACGGGCGCGGTTATCACGTGGATGAAGGATGATCTCCATCTGATTTCATCCCCTGAAGAGACAGAGTTTCTTGCGAGAACGGCAGCTGATAACGACAGCCTCTATCTTGTGCCTGCATTTACCGGGCTTGGGGCTCCTTACTGGGATAATTATGCAACGGCGGCATTCGTGGGAATGACACGGACGACCAGAAGGCCGGAGATGGTCAGGGCCGGACTGGAGTGTATCGCTTATCAGATTACAGATATCATGAGGGCAATGAGTGCGGATTCCGGGGTAAAAGTACAGGAACTGCGTGTTGACGGCGGCGCGTCGAACAATGAATACCTGATGCAGTTTCAGAGTGATATCGCCGACACGGTTGTCAAAATACCGGATGCAAAAGAGCTGTCGGGTATAGGGGCGGCTTACGCGGCGGGACTGGCCCTCGGGATGTGGGGAAGGGAGGTCTTTGAGACACTGGAATACAGGACATTCACCCCCCGGATTGTCACCGAAGAACGGAGCAGGCGGTACGGGGGCTGGAAGAGCGCGGTAGAAAAGGTTCTGTCCTAGAAACGCAAACATGAATTTAAATTATTAAAGGAGTCAATCGGTATGGCGGAAGTAAAACTGAAAAATGTAAAAAAGATTTATCCCCATTCAGAAACAAAAAAGAAACGCAGAAAAAATAAGAAAGAAACAGAACAGGAAAAAAGCGCAAACCTTCAGGTGACCAGAGAAGGTGTTGTCGCAGTTCAGGAGTTTAATCTGGATATTGCCGACAAAGAGTTTATTGTCCTGGTGGGGCCTTCCGGGTGCGGAAAATCAACAACGCTGCGGATGATTGCGGGGCTGGAGGAGATTTCCGGGGGAGAATTATATATTGACGGGGAACTGGTAAATGATGTGGAACCAAAAGAGCGGGATATCGCGATGGTGTTTCAGAATTATGCCCTGTATCCACATATGACGGTGTACGACAATATGGCATTCTCACTGAAGCTCAAGAAGACTCCCAAGAGTGAAATTGATAAGAAGGTCCGTGAGGCTGCCGGGATACTGGGCATCACGCAGTATCTGAACCGCAAGCCGAAAGCATTGTCGGGGGGACAGCGCCAGAGGGTTGCGATCGGAAGGGCGATTGTGCGGGATCCGAAGGTGTTCCTGATGGATGAACCCCTGTCCAATCTGGATGCGAAACTGCGTAATCAGATGCGGGCTGAGATTATTAAATTAAGGGAAAAGATCAATACGACATTTATCTACGTGACGCATGACCAGACGGAAGCCATG
The Ruminococcus gauvreauii genome window above contains:
- a CDS encoding ABC transporter ATP-binding protein, which produces MAEVKLKNVKKIYPHSETKKKRRKNKKETEQEKSANLQVTREGVVAVQEFNLDIADKEFIVLVGPSGCGKSTTLRMIAGLEEISGGELYIDGELVNDVEPKERDIAMVFQNYALYPHMTVYDNMAFSLKLKKTPKSEIDKKVREAAGILGITQYLNRKPKALSGGQRQRVAIGRAIVRDPKVFLMDEPLSNLDAKLRNQMRAEIIKLREKINTTFIYVTHDQTEAMTLGDRIVIMKDGFIQQIGTPQEVFNHPANMFVAGFIGVPQMNFFHDAKLELDNDSYCVKVLGQRIELPGNRQKFLKENGVTDREVIVGIRPVHVNVGETGIKAMVDLSEMMGSELHLHMKTGSEDVIAVVPTTRMDMKAVSSGNAVHFSFDAELIHLFDKETELNVFEI
- a CDS encoding FGGY-family carbohydrate kinase, whose product is MSERYIISIDQSTQGTKALLFGKEGRLRSRVTLPHRQLVDQNGWVSHNPVEIYHNVLEAVKQLIDRTGVDRDKIAGVGISNQRETAMAWNARTGQPYGDAIVWQCARAAGLCERVKKEDRKGIVHSRTGIPVSPYFPAGKIAWILENNEAPRNAMNRGDLCVGTIDSWLLFCLTKGKSYKTDYSNASRTQLFNVFSLKWDEEICGLFGIRPDILPEVCDSDAYFGNTDFEGYLPNPVPVHSVLGDSHGALLGQGCLSPGMTKATYGTGSSIMMNIGERPILSTHGLVTSLAWKMGGRVSYVLEGNLNYTGAVITWMKDDLHLISSPEETEFLARTAADNDSLYLVPAFTGLGAPYWDNYATAAFVGMTRTTRRPEMVRAGLECIAYQITDIMRAMSADSGVKVQELRVDGGASNNEYLMQFQSDIADTVVKIPDAKELSGIGAAYAAGLALGMWGREVFETLEYRTFTPRIVTEERSRRYGGWKSAVEKVLS